One segment of Setaria viridis chromosome 4, Setaria_viridis_v4.0, whole genome shotgun sequence DNA contains the following:
- the LOC117854023 gene encoding uncharacterized protein: MQSSGGGASRGKVRGKKRRLERAMASGAVEGEAAGRASNGGGCGDGEGLPLLVEETVGRPLPGYEAPTGLSFSPDDRRIAFLFSPDGTLHRSVFIFDIADGRRELLFTPPDGGGLQEGNLSAEELLRRERAREHGLGVTYYEWSFGSDSSPDGIVVPLPSGVYFQDFRGSEPELKLQSSPTSPIIDPHLSPCGSMIAFVRDDELYTLDFFDGVIRQLTFGARESGKTHGHAEYIAQEEMERKMGFWWSPDSENLAFTEVDSSELPLYRIMHQGKDYVDPTAQEDHPYPFAGKANAKVRLGVVPSHGGEITWMDVLCGEQNKSNGSEEEYLARVNWMHNKALAVQVLNRTHTKLKLLKFNIATGKRELLLEEKHNVWVTVHDCFTPLYKGGNDKYPDCFIWASEKTGFKHFYLCGNDGTCLGPLTQGDWMVEQVVAVNEGTELVYFTGTLDGPLESHLYVTNLYPDQSLPLQTPKRLTHGTGWHSVILDHQLLRFIDVHESSKSPPVISLCSLFDGSVMIPIYQPVTDPKLMKLQQLSPEMVQIGTKDGTTLYANMYLPDEKQFGPPPYRTLISVYGGPSVQLVYDSWSNTVDMRAQYLRNKGILVWKLDNRGTARRGLQFEGQLKYNIGRVDAEDQRTGAEWLIKQGLSIRGRIGLYGWSYGGYLSAMCLARFPDIFCCAVAGAPVTAWDGYDTFYTEKYMGLPSENKDVYEFASIMHHVNNLKGKLLLVHGMVDENVHFRHTARLINSLIAARKPYDILIFPDARHLLRGKCNRLYMEENIREFLDRNL; encoded by the exons ATGCAATcttccggcggcggggccagccGGGGGAAGGTTCGCGGTAAGAAGAGGCGCCTCGAGCGCGCGATGGCCTCCGGAGCCGTCGAGGGGGAGGCAGCCGGTCGCGCCAGtaacggcggcggctgcggcgacggcgaaggcCTCCCCCTGCTGGTGGAGGAGACCGTCGGGCGCCCGCTGCCGGGCTACGAGGCGCCGACGGGGCTCAGCTTCAGCCCCGATGACCGCCGCATCGCCTTCCTCTTCAGCCCCGACGGCACCCTGCACCGCAGCGTGTTCATCTTCGACATCGCGGATGGGAGGCGGGAGCTGCTATTCACGCcccccgacggcggcgggctcCAGGAGGGCAATCTCTCCGCCGAGGAGCTGCTGAGGCGGGAGCGTGCCCGCGAGCATGGCCTCGGGGTCACGTACTACGAGTGGAGCTTCGGCTCGGACAGTAGCCCCGACGGTATCGTCGTGCCCCTCCCGTCCGGG GTTTACTTCCAGGATTTCCGTGGTTCAGAGCCAGAACTCAAGCTACAAAGTTCACCTACTTCCCCAATCATTGATCCACATCTTTCTCCATGTGGTAGCATGATTGCTTTTGTAAGGGATGATGAGCTTTATACGTTGGATTTTTTTGATGGTGTAATTAGGCAACTGACATTTGGTGCTAGAGAAAGTGGAAAG ACTCATGGACATGCGGAGTACATTGCACAG GAGGAGATGGAAAGGAAGATGGGGTTTTGGTGGTCTCCAGATAGTGAGAACCTTGCTTTTACTGAAGTAGATTCATCTGAACTCCCACTGTATAGAATTATGCATCAGGGCAAAGATTATGTTGATCCAACTGCTCAAGAGGACCATCCATACCCCTTTGCTGGAAAAGCTAATGCTAAAGTGCGCCTTGGAGTTGTTCCTTCACATGGAGGAGAAATAACTTGGATGGATGTCCTTTGTGGTGAGCAAAATAAGTCCAATGGTAGTGAGGAGGAATACCTTGCTAGAGTCAATTGGATGCATAACAAAGCTCTTGCGGTTCAGGTTCTTAACAGAACCCATACCAAACTTAAGCTGCTTAAGTTTAATATTGCTACTGGGAAAAGGGAACTATTACTGGAAGAAAAGCATAATGTATGGGTTACAGTACATGATTGTTTCACTCCTCTATATAAAGGAGGAAATGATAAATATCCAGATTGTTTCATTTGGGCCAGCGAGAAGACAGGATTTAAACATTTTTACCTTTGTGGTAACGATGGAACTTGCCTTGGACCTCTCACACAAGGTGATTGGATGGTTGAGCAGGTGGTTGCTGTCAACGAGGGCACTGAACTGGTATATTTTACTGGTACATTGGATGGACCATTGGAATCACATTTATATGTGACAAACCTTTATCCTGACCAAAGTCTACCGTTACAAACACCCAAGAGATTGACTCATGGAACGGGATGGCATTCAGTTATTCTTGACCATCAGTTGCTAAGGTTCATTGATGTGCATGAGTCATCAAAGTCTCCTCCTGTGATATCACTTTGCTCATTGTTTGATGGAAGTGTAATGATTCCTATATATCAGCCAGTGACAGACCCAAAACTTATGAAGCTTCAGCAATTGTCTCCAGAGATGGTCCAGATTGGCACAAAGGATGGGACCACCTTATATGCAAATATGTACCTCCCTGATGAGAAACAATTTGGGCCACCCCCTTACAGAACACTAATTAGTGTATATGGTGGTCCTAGTGTACAACTAGTATATGACTCATGGAGTAACACAGTGGACATGAGAGCTCAGTACCTGAGAAATAAGGGTATATTAGTTTGGAAG CTGGATAACCGAGGTACGGCAAGGCGCGGATTGCAATTTGAGGGACAGCTGAAGTATAACATCGGTCGTGTGGATGCTGAAGATCAACGGACAGGTGCAGAGTGGCTAATAAAACAAGGCCTGTCCATAAGGGGACGTATAGGTCTGTACGGCTGGAGCTACGGTGGATATCTGTCAGCAATGTGCCTTGCAAGGTTCCCTGACATATTCTGCTGTGCAGTAGCTGGTGCTCCAGTTACAGCCTGGGATGGGTATGATACGTTCTACACTGAGAAGTACATGGGCCTGCCATCAGAGAATAAGGACGTGTATGAATTTGCATCGATCATGCATCATGTGAACAATCTCAAGGGGAAGCTGCTCCTCGTTCACGGCATGGTCGATGAGAACGTACATTTTAGGCATACCGCAAGGCTCATCAACTCGCTTATTGCAGCGAGAAAGCCCTATGACATTCTCATCTTCCCAGATGCACGGCATCTGCTGCGTGGGAAATGCAACCGCCTTTACATGGAGGAGAATATTAGGGAATTTTTAGATAGGAACCTGTGA